The Lates calcarifer isolate ASB-BC8 linkage group LG14, TLL_Latcal_v3, whole genome shotgun sequence genome has a segment encoding these proteins:
- the si:dkey-112a7.4 gene encoding uncharacterized protein si:dkey-112a7.4: MYGASGIPELIPPSGPPRQPGPAGQYNPGHPQVNGHGSGPNPQRLGQRAPKLGQIGRSKKVDLDDEDLDDIMNNNGQCPVSLSPIS; encoded by the exons ATGTACGGAGCTTCAGGTATCCCCGAGCTCATTCCGCCCAGCGGGCCGCCCCGGCAGCCCGGCCCGGCGGGGCAGTACAACCCGGGACACCCCCAGGTCAACGGCCACGGCAGCGGGCCCAACCCTCAGAGGCTCGGACAGAGGGCACCCAAACTGGGCCAGATTGGTCGGTCCAAGAAAG ttgACTTGGACGATGAAGACCTGGATGACATCATGAACAACAACGGGCAGTGTCCTGTTTCCCTGTCGCCCATCTCCTAA
- the cldn7a gene encoding claudin-7-A: protein MANSGIQLLGFFLSLIGIVGLIIGTILPQWKMSAYIGDNIITAVAMYQGLWMSCAFQSTGQLQCKIYDSILQLDSSLQATRALMIVGIIVSIAGLGVACMGMKCTTCGGSDKLRKSRIAMTGGIILLVGGLCAIVACSWFAHNVIRAFYNPYTPVNTKFEFGAAIFIAWGGSLLDVLGGAMLAASCPRKKQVSKYPSMGSSRSGPPSSTKEYV from the exons ATGGCCAACTCCGGTATTCAGCTGCTGGGATTTTTCCTGTCGCTAATTGGCATCGTCGGACTGATCATCGGGACCATTCTACCGCAGTGGAAGATGTCTGCGTACATCGGGGACAACATCATCACGGCTGTGGCCATGTACCAGGGGCTGTGGATGTCATGCGCTTTCCAAAGTACCGGACAGCTCCAGTGTAAAATCTACGACTCCATCCTGCAGCTCGACA GTTCGCTTCAGGCTACTCGTGCCCTGATGATAGTTGGCATCATTGTGTCCATCGCAGGGTTGGGTGTGGCCTGTATGGGAATGAAGTGCACCACCTGTGGAGGGAGTGACAAACTGCGCAAGTCCCGCATTGCCATGACAGGAGGCATCATCCTCTTAGTGGGCG GGCTTTGTGCCATCGTAGCGTGCTCCTGGTTTGCTCATAATGTCATCAGGGCTTTCTATAATCCCTACACTCCTGTCAACACCAA ATTTGAGTTTGGTGCGGCCATCTTCATTGCGTGGGGCGGTTCCCTCCTGGATGTCCTGGGTGGGGCCATGTTGGCTGCTTCCTGTCCACGAAAGAAGCAGGTATCCAAATACCCATCCATGGGCAGTTCCCGCTCTGGCCCTCCGAGCAGCACAAAGGAATATGTCTGA